A single genomic interval of Microbacterium sp. LWO14-1.2 harbors:
- a CDS encoding mandelate racemase/muconate lactonizing enzyme family protein — protein MTTTDDTRMDVRADATAGSRIVRAEALLCDIPVETERTDALQTFVKQETIIVRLRTADGTEGVGYSYTIGTGGGAVLSLLRETLLPALIGLEAERPEAVWLALFGITRATTVGPITALALAAIDTAVWDAKTTRAGLPLWVAAGGASPSVPLYDTEGGWLHYRTDELVHHAVAAKERGMGGVKIKVGMPRGHQDLDRLRAVRDAVGPDLDIMVDANQSFSVSEAVRRARLFEQVDVFWFEEPLPAEDVEGHRLLARSTSVPIAVGESMYSLGHFREHLQRGGASIVQADVARVGGITPWLKIAHLAESFNAKVAPHFLMELHVSLVCAIPNALYLEHIPQLRAVTTGELRIENGRGWAPTAPGLGIAWDERAVDRLIVA, from the coding sequence ATGACCACCACGGACGACACACGCATGGACGTGCGAGCGGATGCCACGGCGGGCAGCCGAATCGTGCGCGCCGAGGCGCTGCTGTGCGACATCCCCGTCGAGACGGAGCGCACCGACGCGCTGCAGACCTTCGTGAAGCAGGAGACGATCATCGTGCGCCTGCGCACGGCGGACGGCACGGAGGGCGTCGGCTACAGCTACACGATCGGCACGGGCGGCGGCGCGGTGCTGAGTCTGCTGCGCGAGACGCTACTGCCCGCACTGATCGGACTCGAGGCCGAGCGCCCGGAGGCCGTGTGGCTGGCGCTGTTCGGCATCACGAGGGCCACGACGGTCGGCCCGATCACGGCGCTCGCGCTCGCCGCGATCGACACCGCGGTGTGGGATGCGAAGACGACGCGCGCAGGGCTGCCCCTCTGGGTCGCGGCCGGCGGCGCCTCGCCATCGGTGCCCCTGTACGACACGGAGGGCGGCTGGCTGCACTACCGCACCGACGAACTCGTCCACCACGCGGTCGCGGCGAAGGAGCGCGGCATGGGCGGGGTCAAGATCAAGGTCGGCATGCCGCGCGGCCACCAGGATCTCGACCGCCTGCGCGCGGTGCGGGATGCCGTCGGTCCCGACCTCGACATCATGGTCGACGCGAACCAGTCGTTCTCGGTGTCGGAGGCCGTGCGTCGTGCGCGCCTGTTCGAGCAGGTCGACGTGTTCTGGTTCGAAGAACCGCTCCCCGCGGAAGACGTGGAGGGCCACCGCCTGCTCGCCCGCTCGACGTCCGTGCCGATCGCGGTCGGCGAGAGCATGTACTCGCTCGGCCACTTCCGCGAGCACCTGCAGCGAGGGGGCGCGTCGATCGTGCAGGCGGACGTCGCGCGCGTCGGCGGCATCACCCCGTGGCTCAAGATCGCGCACCTCGCGGAGTCGTTCAACGCGAAGGTGGCGCCGCACTTCCTCATGGAGCTGCACGTCTCGCTCGTCTGCGCGATCCCCAACGCGCTGTACCTCGAGCACATCCCGCAGCTGCGCGCCGTGACGACGGGCGAGCTGCGCATCGAGAACGGCAGGGGTTGGGCGCCCACGGCGCCCGGCCTCGGCATCGCGTGGGACGAGCGCGCGGTGGACCGGCTGATCGTCGCATGA
- a CDS encoding GntR family transcriptional regulator, whose protein sequence is MFSDDEARGPRPLPARRALVDDVYDAVLGLLMDRVIDPGARVNIDAVARDLDVSPTPVREALTRLEAEGLVAKRALKGYVAAPLLDARGLRDLYDMRELLEPEAARRASGRIDDETEAELAESVAQMRAASDPDEDERFRNYRRFIDEDLHFHHLIAENADSPLLAEAIVRLRSHMHLYRLDFRHDFEDDTVREHESILDALRRRDPDAAAEAMRAHIAQSYERLGPALARNAETGQSDARGLTGS, encoded by the coding sequence ATGTTCAGCGACGACGAGGCCCGCGGACCGCGACCGCTCCCCGCGCGGCGCGCCCTCGTCGACGACGTCTACGACGCCGTGCTCGGGCTGCTCATGGACCGCGTCATCGACCCCGGTGCCCGCGTCAACATCGACGCTGTCGCCCGCGACCTCGACGTGTCGCCCACCCCCGTGCGAGAGGCCCTCACCCGTCTCGAAGCCGAGGGGCTCGTCGCGAAGCGCGCCCTCAAGGGCTATGTCGCCGCGCCGTTGCTCGACGCCCGAGGGCTGCGAGACCTCTACGACATGCGCGAGCTCCTCGAGCCGGAGGCCGCGCGACGCGCCTCCGGGCGGATCGACGACGAGACCGAGGCCGAACTGGCGGAATCGGTGGCGCAGATGCGCGCGGCATCCGACCCGGACGAGGACGAGCGGTTCCGCAACTACCGCCGGTTCATCGACGAGGACCTGCATTTCCACCACCTCATCGCCGAGAACGCCGACAGCCCGCTGCTGGCCGAGGCCATCGTGAGACTGCGCTCGCACATGCACCTCTACCGGCTGGACTTCCGCCACGACTTCGAGGACGACACCGTCAGGGAGCACGAGAGCATCCTGGACGCGCTGCGTCGACGGGACCCGGATGCCGCGGCGGAGGCGATGCGCGCGCACATCGCGCAGTCCTACGAGCGGCTCGGCCCCGCACTCGCCCGGAACGCCGAGACGGGGCAATCCGACGCTCGCGGCCTTACGGGTTCCTAA
- a CDS encoding Na+/H+ antiporter subunit E: MSKETGRHIWRDIGVQLPFLAWLVVLWMLLWSQFTVLAFLSGLVVAVFVTRVFRLPTVELSGRINLWYGALFVVQFLFAMIRGGLAVTMQVFDFRRQPGAAIIAVPLKYADDLMMTHVSVVSSLIPGSLIVEADRDRQILYLHVIGVRSQDDVEKQREGVLRWERRIVRALGAPSQYRALKADERAAKGGAR, translated from the coding sequence ATGAGCAAGGAGACCGGCCGTCACATCTGGCGCGACATCGGCGTGCAGCTGCCGTTCCTCGCGTGGCTCGTCGTGCTCTGGATGCTGCTGTGGAGCCAGTTCACGGTGCTGGCGTTCCTCTCCGGGCTCGTCGTCGCCGTGTTCGTCACCCGCGTGTTCCGGCTGCCGACGGTCGAGCTGTCCGGGCGGATCAACCTCTGGTACGGCGCCCTGTTCGTCGTGCAGTTCCTGTTCGCGATGATCCGCGGCGGCCTCGCGGTCACGATGCAGGTGTTCGACTTCCGCCGTCAGCCGGGAGCGGCGATCATCGCCGTGCCGCTGAAGTACGCCGACGACCTGATGATGACCCACGTCTCGGTGGTGTCGTCGCTGATCCCCGGATCGCTGATCGTCGAGGCGGACCGCGACCGGCAGATCCTCTACCTGCACGTGATCGGCGTGCGGTCGCAGGACGATGTCGAGAAGCAGCGCGAGGGCGTGCTGCGGTGGGAGCGCCGCATCGTGCGTGCGCTCGGGGCGCCGTCGCAGTACCGTGCCCTCAAGGCCGACGAGCGCGCGGCGAAGGGCGGTGCGCGATGA
- a CDS encoding monovalent cation/H+ antiporter complex subunit F: MNILLLVVMVVFGVAAILTIVRIVRGPSILDRAVASDVLLTEVMCVLGAEMAINGHTRTIPVMLIIAAIGVFGSIAVARFVARRDNTTP, from the coding sequence ATGAACATCCTGCTCCTGGTCGTCATGGTCGTGTTCGGCGTCGCGGCGATCCTCACCATCGTGCGGATCGTGCGCGGCCCGTCGATCCTCGACCGTGCCGTCGCGTCGGACGTGCTCCTCACCGAGGTCATGTGCGTGCTCGGCGCGGAGATGGCCATCAACGGGCACACCCGCACCATCCCCGTCATGCTGATCATCGCGGCGATCGGGGTCTTCGGCTCGATCGCGGTCGCGCGGTTCGTCGCGAGAAGGGACAACACGACGCCGTGA
- a CDS encoding MFS transporter, with product MTSRDPDPETTTVPEAGPAAKPDRFFARLASSLSDPVLRALVAATAVSRIGRGVFFAVTVLFFTQIIGLSAAQAAVVLAVSSGCGVLGSLLGGWMADRWSARRLAFVFEALGGLLLAAYAFAGDFVSALVLASASGFLDSMGHSARSAIIARGFAPERRVHARAVLRTVTNLSIAAGSGLGAIALALGTPEAYRIVIASGGLLCALGSLPLLRLTSAVDAPSRTAIHDVRTETGSIDTDAAAASRRDWNRRSPWRDPRYLLLTVLSAVFGMQFGVAEFGIPLWITGYTEAPEVVVSVLLVVNTALVVLFQVRASRGTHDVRVAGRVTMVAGWLMVAACLVYALAAGLPAWVAIVVLVVAMVAHTFAEILSQAGAWGLSFELADPVRAGAYQGVFGMGFSLGALASPIVVNATAITYGPVGWAMLAAIFLAAAVGIWVIARRAAASV from the coding sequence GTGACTTCGCGCGACCCCGACCCCGAGACGACGACAGTGCCGGAGGCCGGACCCGCGGCGAAGCCCGACCGCTTCTTCGCGCGTCTCGCGTCGAGTCTGAGCGATCCGGTGCTGCGGGCGCTCGTCGCCGCCACGGCCGTCTCACGCATCGGTCGAGGGGTGTTCTTCGCGGTCACGGTGCTGTTCTTCACGCAGATCATCGGCCTCTCCGCAGCCCAGGCAGCGGTCGTTCTCGCGGTGTCGAGCGGCTGCGGGGTGCTCGGCTCGCTCCTCGGCGGGTGGATGGCCGATCGGTGGAGTGCGCGCCGACTCGCTTTCGTCTTCGAGGCGCTGGGCGGGCTGCTGCTCGCCGCCTACGCCTTCGCGGGCGACTTCGTGTCGGCGCTCGTGCTCGCCAGCGCGAGCGGCTTCCTCGACTCGATGGGACACTCCGCACGATCGGCGATCATCGCGCGCGGCTTCGCGCCCGAGCGCCGCGTGCATGCGAGGGCGGTGCTCCGCACGGTCACCAATCTGTCGATCGCCGCGGGATCGGGGCTCGGCGCGATCGCCCTCGCGCTCGGCACCCCCGAGGCCTATCGCATCGTCATCGCGAGCGGCGGTCTGCTCTGCGCGCTCGGATCGCTGCCGCTACTCCGGCTCACCTCGGCGGTCGATGCACCGAGCCGCACCGCGATCCACGACGTGCGCACGGAGACAGGCTCCATCGACACGGATGCCGCGGCCGCGTCGCGCCGCGACTGGAACCGCCGCTCGCCCTGGCGCGACCCGCGCTACCTGCTGCTGACCGTGCTGTCGGCCGTGTTCGGCATGCAGTTCGGCGTCGCGGAGTTCGGCATCCCGCTGTGGATCACCGGCTACACCGAGGCGCCGGAGGTCGTCGTGTCGGTGCTGCTCGTCGTCAACACCGCGCTCGTGGTGCTGTTCCAGGTGCGTGCCTCGCGCGGCACCCACGACGTGCGGGTCGCCGGCCGTGTGACGATGGTCGCCGGGTGGCTGATGGTGGCGGCCTGCCTGGTCTACGCCCTCGCCGCCGGGTTGCCCGCGTGGGTCGCGATCGTCGTGCTCGTGGTCGCGATGGTGGCGCACACGTTCGCCGAGATCCTGTCGCAGGCCGGCGCGTGGGGCCTGAGCTTCGAGCTCGCCGACCCCGTGCGAGCCGGGGCGTATCAGGGCGTGTTCGGCATGGGGTTCTCGCTCGGAGCGCTCGCCTCGCCGATCGTCGTCAACGCGACGGCCATCACGTACGGTCCGGTGGGGTGGGCGATGCTCGCCGCGATCTTCCTCGCCGCCGCGGTCGGCATCTGGGTCATCGCGCGCCGCGCCGCGGCATCCGTCTGA
- a CDS encoding aldo/keto reductase, with translation MSMVDRPRVAIGRGGLTAPPIAYGAAALGNLYRALGDDEWPQIVPAAWAGGVRYFDVAPHYGLGLAERRLGEGLQALPRDEFVVSTKVGRLLVPQDAAGRTDRDNLFDVPADHRRVRDYSRDGVLRSIEDSLTRLGLDRIDIVLVHDPDEFEREALDGAFPALAELRDQGVIASFGAGMNQSAMLARFVRETDADVMMIAGRWTLLDQSAADDLLPAAEERGVSVLAAAVFNSGILATDDPAPGTMFDYGPAGEEVVERARAIARVAARHGRTLPELAVQYPLTHPAVAAVVLGGASAAQISRNSGLRSRPVAPELWDELRELGLISHSLPSGAVSASARPRSEREGQPVR, from the coding sequence ATGAGCATGGTCGACCGCCCACGCGTCGCCATCGGTCGCGGCGGACTCACGGCCCCGCCGATCGCCTACGGCGCCGCCGCGCTCGGCAATCTCTACCGCGCGCTCGGCGACGACGAGTGGCCGCAGATCGTCCCCGCGGCGTGGGCCGGCGGCGTGCGGTACTTCGACGTCGCCCCGCACTACGGCCTCGGCCTCGCCGAGCGCCGGCTGGGCGAGGGCCTGCAGGCCCTGCCGCGAGACGAGTTCGTCGTCTCGACGAAGGTCGGACGGCTCCTCGTGCCGCAGGATGCCGCCGGCCGCACCGACCGGGACAACCTCTTCGACGTGCCGGCCGACCACCGGCGCGTGCGCGACTACTCGCGGGACGGCGTGCTGCGCTCGATCGAGGACTCGCTGACGCGGCTCGGACTCGACCGCATCGACATCGTGCTCGTCCACGACCCCGACGAGTTCGAGCGGGAAGCGCTCGACGGCGCGTTCCCGGCGCTCGCAGAGCTGCGCGATCAGGGGGTGATCGCCTCGTTCGGAGCGGGGATGAACCAGAGCGCGATGCTCGCCCGCTTCGTGCGCGAGACGGATGCCGACGTGATGATGATCGCCGGACGCTGGACGCTGCTCGACCAGTCCGCCGCCGACGACCTGCTGCCCGCCGCCGAGGAGCGCGGTGTGAGCGTGCTCGCCGCGGCGGTGTTCAACTCCGGCATCCTCGCGACCGACGACCCGGCTCCCGGCACCATGTTCGACTACGGACCGGCGGGGGAGGAGGTCGTCGAGCGGGCCAGGGCCATCGCCCGTGTCGCCGCCCGCCACGGACGGACCCTGCCCGAGCTCGCCGTGCAGTACCCGCTCACCCATCCGGCGGTGGCGGCGGTCGTGCTCGGGGGTGCGAGCGCCGCGCAGATCTCACGCAACAGCGGTCTGCGGAGCCGACCGGTCGCCCCTGAGCTCTGGGACGAGCTGCGGGAACTCGGCCTGATCAGCCACTCCCTCCCGTCGGGCGCCGTGTCGGCATCCGCGCGCCCCCGGTCTGAGCGCGAAGGGCAGCCCGTACGATGA
- a CDS encoding Na+/H+ antiporter subunit D: MSALVPLLVALPLLGAAVTLVFGRNARLQVFVTVATLAIVSVIAAVLLVVVDAGTPLAVSVGGWPVPFGIVLYVDRLAALLVLISSIVLLAVLLFSIGQGAADGTDETPISIFNPSYLILAAGIFNAFIAGDLFNLYVGFEILLVASYVLITLGSTESRIRTGAVYIVVSLVSSILFLASIAMIYGALGTVNMAQIAERMTELPQETQLVLHLMLVVAFGIKAAIFPVSFWLPDSYPTAPAPVTAVFAGLLTKVGVYALIRTETQLFADNSIDTLLLIIALATMIVGVLGAVAQAELKRILSFTLVSHVGYMIFGLAIATPAAIGATVYYIVHHIVVQTTLFLAVGLIERRAGSTSILRVKGLLKVAPVIAVLYFIPAINLGGLPPFSGFIGKFALFEAAASVGTPLMIVLIVGGIVTSLLTLYALMRAWNLAFWREEEDSTETEGRISYLGNAPAADEQQERRRIPKIMTVATAGMVGVTVALTVFAGPLYALCDRIGAGLLEPVNLVQLEDEVEG; this comes from the coding sequence ATGAGCGCACTCGTCCCCCTGCTCGTCGCCCTGCCGCTGCTGGGCGCCGCGGTCACGCTCGTGTTCGGCCGCAACGCGCGTCTGCAGGTGTTCGTCACGGTCGCGACGCTCGCCATCGTCTCGGTGATCGCCGCCGTCCTGCTCGTGGTGGTGGATGCGGGGACCCCGCTCGCCGTCTCGGTGGGCGGTTGGCCGGTCCCGTTCGGCATCGTGCTGTACGTCGACCGGCTCGCCGCTCTGCTCGTGCTCATCTCGAGCATCGTGCTGCTCGCGGTCCTCCTCTTCTCGATCGGTCAGGGCGCCGCCGACGGGACGGACGAGACGCCGATCTCGATCTTCAACCCCTCGTACCTGATCCTCGCCGCCGGCATCTTCAACGCCTTCATCGCGGGCGACCTGTTCAACCTCTACGTCGGCTTCGAGATCCTGCTCGTCGCGTCGTACGTGCTCATCACCCTGGGCAGCACCGAGTCGCGCATCCGCACGGGTGCCGTGTACATCGTCGTCTCGCTCGTGTCGTCGATCCTGTTCCTCGCGTCGATCGCGATGATCTACGGCGCGCTCGGCACGGTGAACATGGCGCAGATCGCCGAGCGGATGACCGAGCTGCCGCAGGAGACGCAGCTGGTGCTGCACCTCATGCTCGTCGTGGCGTTCGGCATCAAGGCGGCCATCTTCCCGGTGTCGTTCTGGCTGCCTGACTCGTACCCGACGGCGCCTGCGCCCGTCACCGCCGTCTTCGCGGGCCTACTCACCAAGGTCGGCGTCTACGCGCTGATCCGCACCGAGACCCAGCTCTTCGCCGACAACAGCATCGACACGCTGCTGCTCATCATCGCGCTGGCGACCATGATCGTCGGCGTGCTCGGCGCGGTGGCGCAGGCCGAGCTCAAACGGATCCTCTCGTTCACGCTCGTCAGCCACGTCGGCTACATGATCTTCGGTCTCGCGATCGCGACGCCCGCGGCGATCGGGGCGACGGTGTATTACATCGTCCACCACATCGTCGTGCAGACGACGCTGTTCCTCGCGGTGGGCCTCATCGAGCGTCGCGCGGGGAGCACGTCGATCCTGCGCGTGAAAGGCCTGCTCAAGGTCGCGCCGGTGATCGCCGTGCTCTACTTCATCCCGGCCATCAACCTCGGCGGACTCCCGCCCTTCTCCGGGTTCATCGGCAAGTTCGCGCTGTTCGAGGCGGCCGCCTCGGTCGGGACCCCGCTCATGATCGTCCTCATCGTGGGCGGCATCGTGACCTCGCTCCTCACCCTGTACGCCCTCATGCGCGCGTGGAACCTCGCCTTCTGGCGCGAGGAGGAGGACTCCACCGAGACCGAGGGACGCATCTCGTACCTCGGCAACGCACCCGCCGCCGACGAGCAGCAGGAGCGCCGCCGCATCCCGAAGATCATGACCGTCGCGACCGCCGGCATGGTCGGTGTCACGGTCGCGCTGACCGTCTTCGCCGGGCCCCTGTACGCGCTCTGCGACCGCATCGGCGCCGGGCTCCTCGAGCCCGTCAACCTCGTGCAGCTGGAAGACGAGGTGGAGGGATGA
- a CDS encoding alpha/beta hydrolase, which produces MASSYLAPKGTPVTLLEFEHGGATLIAETFGEAGPTFLLLHGIGMGRSVYLDVVQRLRGHVIALDLPGFGEAPEPDRTLTMERHADLVAAYLRHVGEGPVVVIGHSMGSQIAAELAARHPDLVEGVVLAGPTVNKAARNIAAQARYLLTDLIGERPLVIWRGAREYLRGGPHLFRKMRATIVHEPEKAFARIDCPVLVLRGESDPLAPLSWCREIIDEIPGADLQVIPDHGHGTLISDSEPAAELIQGFADRL; this is translated from the coding sequence GTGGCATCCAGTTACCTCGCACCGAAGGGCACGCCCGTCACGCTGCTCGAGTTCGAGCACGGCGGCGCGACGCTGATCGCCGAGACGTTCGGCGAGGCCGGCCCGACCTTCCTGCTGCTGCACGGCATCGGCATGGGCCGCAGCGTCTATCTCGATGTGGTGCAGCGTCTGCGCGGGCATGTCATCGCCCTCGACCTGCCGGGGTTCGGCGAGGCCCCCGAGCCCGATCGCACGCTCACCATGGAACGCCACGCCGACCTCGTCGCCGCGTACCTCCGCCATGTCGGCGAGGGCCCCGTCGTGGTGATCGGCCATTCGATGGGAAGCCAGATCGCGGCGGAGCTCGCCGCTCGGCATCCCGACCTCGTCGAGGGCGTCGTGCTCGCCGGTCCGACCGTGAACAAGGCTGCCCGCAACATCGCCGCGCAGGCCCGCTATCTGCTCACCGACCTCATCGGAGAGCGCCCGCTCGTGATCTGGCGCGGTGCGCGCGAGTACCTCCGCGGTGGGCCCCACCTGTTCCGGAAGATGCGGGCCACGATCGTGCATGAACCTGAGAAGGCGTTCGCCCGCATCGACTGTCCCGTGCTCGTCCTGCGCGGAGAGAGCGATCCGCTCGCTCCCCTGAGCTGGTGCCGCGAGATCATCGACGAGATCCCCGGCGCCGACCTGCAGGTCATCCCCGACCACGGGCACGGCACGCTCATCAGCGACTCCGAACCGGCGGCCGAGCTCATTCAGGGGTTCGCCGACCGCCTCTGA
- a CDS encoding Na+/H+ antiporter subunit A: MLMLLAVFLLGSLLMPVLVRWLGAQAFAVAALIPAAAFVHALVLTPQVLDGPAPFVSVPWIPQLGLDLSMHMDVLGWVLTLIVTGVGALVLLYCRWYFHDDSAGIGQFSAVLLAFAGAMYGLVLTDDLVMLVMFWEVTSILSYLLIGHYRRRAASRRAALQALLVTTLGGLVMFIGVVLLVVDAGTGSIREILELAPTGPMVDAAIVMLLVGAISKSAIFPFHFWLPGAMAAPTPVSAYLHAAAMVKAGIYLIARFAPIFAFSGPWRPIIISLGIVTMLLGGFQALRETDLKRILAFGTVSQLGFFAVVVGYGTQASALAGLALVIGHALFKSALFLIVGVIDRQLSTRDITELSGVGRQAPVMATAAFISVASMAGIAPTIGFVAKESTLTALLDDAIGGSPWGLVAVIGVSLGSMLTAAYGIRFLWGAFWSKRDAMGDRIPDTSWPDPPVGFLSAPIILAGVTLAAGIGAPALDKALQGYALTATPGLDHAGDAVEGPGHLALWHGLEPALGISILTVLLGAALFLLTVRSGWDRRSRLLPFTAADAYYLVVRGVDRLSVLSTTLTQRGSLPVYVGTIFVVFVAAEITALLASDVDRFQLSAWHTPVQIVVAPLMAVAGVIAVRARKRYTGVVLVSVTGLGMVVLFATSGAPDLALTQILVETVTLVTFALVLRRLPARLGEHNASVGRIPRALLAIGAGLTMAWVAIVATQSRVAEPISEMFPKLAYEIGHGKNVVNVALVDLRGWDTMGELSVLVLAATGVASLVFVTHRADMLASTKTLPKAKRRRTLSRPLVETTDGIRFQTSENESSPRAWLVGGQKMKPENRSILLEVVVRILFHTIIVVSIFLLFAGHNLPGGGFAGGLVAGMALVMRYIAGGRWELGAAAPTDAGRLLGAGLILAVGAAVVPLFFGQAPLTSTFWEWEIPGIGHMEFVTSTIFDVGVYLVVIGLVLDVLRSLGAEVDRQTQELRERGVTI; this comes from the coding sequence ATGCTGATGCTCCTCGCTGTGTTCCTCCTCGGGTCGCTTCTGATGCCCGTTCTGGTGCGCTGGCTGGGGGCTCAGGCCTTCGCGGTCGCCGCACTCATTCCCGCAGCGGCATTCGTCCATGCGCTCGTGCTCACCCCGCAGGTGCTCGACGGTCCGGCACCGTTCGTGTCGGTGCCGTGGATCCCGCAGCTCGGGCTCGACCTCTCCATGCACATGGACGTGCTGGGCTGGGTGCTGACCCTCATCGTCACCGGCGTCGGCGCCCTCGTGCTCCTGTACTGCCGGTGGTACTTCCACGACGACTCCGCGGGCATCGGACAGTTCTCGGCGGTGCTGCTCGCCTTCGCCGGCGCCATGTACGGCCTCGTGCTCACCGACGACCTCGTGATGCTCGTCATGTTCTGGGAAGTCACGAGCATCCTGTCGTATCTGCTCATCGGCCACTATCGCCGCCGTGCGGCCAGCCGCCGTGCAGCGCTGCAGGCGCTGCTCGTCACGACGCTCGGCGGGCTCGTGATGTTCATCGGCGTCGTGCTCCTCGTCGTCGACGCGGGCACCGGCAGCATCCGCGAGATCCTCGAGCTCGCGCCGACGGGTCCGATGGTGGATGCCGCGATCGTGATGCTCCTCGTCGGCGCGATCAGCAAGTCGGCGATCTTCCCGTTCCACTTCTGGCTGCCCGGTGCGATGGCGGCGCCGACTCCCGTGAGCGCCTACCTGCACGCGGCCGCCATGGTGAAGGCCGGCATCTACCTGATCGCGCGGTTCGCGCCGATCTTCGCGTTCAGCGGTCCGTGGCGACCGATCATCATCTCCCTCGGCATCGTCACCATGCTGCTCGGGGGATTCCAGGCGCTGCGCGAGACCGACCTCAAGCGCATCCTCGCCTTCGGCACCGTGAGCCAGCTCGGTTTCTTCGCCGTCGTCGTGGGCTACGGCACGCAGGCCAGCGCACTCGCGGGCCTCGCCCTGGTCATCGGTCACGCGCTGTTCAAGTCGGCGCTGTTCCTCATCGTCGGCGTCATCGACCGGCAGCTCTCGACCCGTGACATCACCGAGCTCAGCGGTGTGGGCCGCCAGGCGCCGGTCATGGCGACCGCGGCCTTCATCTCGGTCGCCTCGATGGCAGGCATCGCCCCGACCATCGGATTCGTCGCGAAGGAATCGACGCTCACGGCCCTGCTCGACGACGCGATCGGCGGGTCCCCCTGGGGTCTCGTCGCCGTCATCGGCGTGAGCCTCGGTTCCATGCTGACGGCGGCATACGGCATCCGCTTCCTATGGGGGGCGTTCTGGAGCAAGCGCGACGCGATGGGCGACCGCATCCCCGACACCTCCTGGCCCGACCCGCCGGTCGGTTTCCTGTCGGCGCCGATCATCCTTGCCGGGGTCACCCTGGCCGCGGGCATCGGCGCCCCGGCGCTCGACAAGGCCCTCCAGGGGTACGCGCTCACCGCGACCCCCGGTCTCGACCACGCCGGCGACGCGGTCGAGGGGCCGGGGCACCTCGCGCTCTGGCACGGGCTGGAGCCGGCGCTCGGCATCTCGATCCTCACGGTGCTGCTCGGCGCGGCGCTCTTCCTCCTCACGGTGCGCTCCGGCTGGGATCGCAGGTCCCGTCTGCTGCCGTTCACCGCGGCCGACGCGTACTACCTCGTGGTGCGCGGCGTCGACCGTCTGTCCGTGCTCAGCACGACCCTCACCCAGCGCGGTTCGCTGCCCGTGTACGTCGGCACGATCTTCGTGGTGTTCGTGGCCGCCGAGATCACCGCGCTGCTCGCGAGCGACGTCGACCGGTTCCAGCTCTCCGCCTGGCACACGCCCGTGCAGATCGTCGTCGCCCCGCTCATGGCCGTCGCCGGTGTGATCGCCGTGCGGGCGCGCAAGCGCTACACGGGCGTCGTGCTCGTGTCGGTCACCGGGCTCGGTATGGTCGTGCTCTTCGCGACGAGCGGCGCCCCCGACCTCGCGCTCACGCAGATCCTCGTCGAGACCGTCACGCTCGTGACGTTCGCTCTCGTGCTGCGCCGGCTGCCCGCGCGTCTCGGCGAGCACAACGCCTCGGTCGGTCGCATCCCGCGGGCGCTCCTCGCGATCGGCGCCGGTCTCACCATGGCCTGGGTCGCGATCGTGGCGACGCAGTCGCGGGTCGCCGAGCCCATCTCCGAGATGTTCCCGAAGCTCGCGTACGAGATCGGGCACGGCAAGAACGTCGTCAACGTCGCTCTCGTCGACCTCCGCGGCTGGGACACGATGGGCGAGCTCTCGGTGCTCGTGCTCGCCGCGACCGGCGTCGCCTCCCTCGTGTTCGTCACGCACCGGGCCGACATGCTCGCCTCGACCAAGACGCTCCCCAAGGCCAAGCGCCGCCGCACGCTCAGCCGGCCGCTGGTCGAGACGACCGACGGCATCCGCTTCCAGACCTCCGAGAACGAGAGCAGCCCCCGGGCCTGGCTCGTCGGCGGGCAGAAGATGAAGCCGGAGAACAGGTCGATCCTCCTCGAAGTGGTCGTCCGCATCCTGTTCCACACGATCATCGTGGTGTCGATCTTCCTGCTGTTCGCGGGGCACAATCTGCCGGGCGGCGGCTTCGCCGGCGGCCTCGTCGCCGGCATGGCCCTCGTCATGCGCTACATCGCCGGCGGGCGCTGGGAGCTCGGCGCGGCCGCCCCGACGGATGCCGGGCGCCTGCTCGGCGCCGGTCTCATCCTCGCGGTCGGCGCGGCCGTCGTCCCCCTCTTCTTCGGCCAGGCGCCGCTCACCAGCACGTTCTGGGAGTGGGAGATCCCCGGCATCGGCCACATGGAGTTCGTCACGTCGACGATCTTCGACGTGGGCGTGTACCTCGTCGTCATCGGACTCGTGCTCGACGTGCTGCGCAGCCTCGGTGCCGAGGTCGACCGGCAGACGCAGGAGCTGCGCGAGCGGGGGGTGACGATCTGA
- the mnhG gene encoding monovalent cation/H(+) antiporter subunit G, translating to MNVFELRLPDAVIDTTVLVLILLGAILCLSAAVGLLRFRDVPSRLHAATKPQVLGLVLICLSIAVSMGTVGGILVGLLLVAPIVLMQFATAPLSAHMVGRQAYRNGTTDERSLVVDELAESKRTPPAAG from the coding sequence GTGAACGTCTTCGAACTCCGCCTCCCCGACGCCGTCATCGACACGACGGTGCTCGTGCTGATCCTGCTCGGCGCGATCCTGTGCCTCTCGGCGGCGGTCGGCCTGCTGCGGTTCCGCGACGTGCCGTCGCGTCTGCACGCGGCGACCAAGCCGCAGGTTCTGGGCCTGGTGCTCATCTGCCTCTCGATCGCCGTGTCGATGGGCACCGTCGGCGGCATCCTCGTCGGTCTGCTGCTCGTGGCGCCGATCGTGCTCATGCAGTTCGCGACCGCCCCGCTGTCGGCGCACATGGTCGGCCGCCAGGCGTACCGCAACGGCACCACCGACGAGCGGAGCCTCGTCGTCGACGAACTGGCCGAATCGAAGCGGACGCCGCCCGCCGCGGGCTGA